ATTCCTCGTCGACGTCGAAGGTCGCGGTGTGATGCCCACCGGGGTGGTCGGTGCCGACGCAGACGTAGGCCGCCAGCCCGCCGTTTTCTTGTACTGTTCGCATGAGATAGGTCGCGTCCTCGCTACCGCCGAGTGCGTCACGGTCGGTCGCCGTCTCGACGCTTGCCATCCCACTAGAGATTTCGTGGACGATGTCGACGAGTGCCGTATCGCTTTCGGCGCTCGGTGCGCCGCCCACGGTTGTGAGTTCGAGCGAACAGCCGTGGATTCCAGCAGCGTGGTCGAGCGTGCGCTCGGCCCGTTCGCGGGTGTACTCCATCAGCTCCGTGCTCTGACCTCTGACTTCGCCCTCGACGAACGCCTCCTCGGGAACGATGTTCGTCGCGCTGCCGCCGCCGACCATCCCTGCATTTACCCTCGTGGGACCGTCGCCGTGGCGCGGGATCGCGTAGAGGTTTTGAACGGCGGTCGCCATCGCCTGCACCGCGTTGTCGCCCGCGTTCGGTTCGTTGCCGGCGTGGGCGGGTGTACCCGAAAAGTCCGCGCGGAAGTGATGGACCGCGAGGAAGTCGTCGATGCCCGCGACGACCTCGCCCGTCGGGTGGTCGAGGCCGACGTGGACGGCCAAGAGGTAGTCCACGTCGTCGAGGTGACCACTCCCGGCCATCGGCTTCCCACCGGCGACTATCTCCTCACCGGGCTGAAAGAGGAGTTTGAACGTGCCTTGGAAGTCGCTCTCGGCAATCGCTTCGAGCACCCCGATGCCGATGGTCGCGTGGGCGTCGTGCCCGCAGGCGTGCATCGCACCGGTTCGAGAGCGAAACCCTTCCCCGACCGGTGTGTGCTCTTCGTCTTCCGATTCTTCGCGCGGTAAGCCGTCGATGTCGACTCGGAGCGCGACCGTGGGTCCCTCGCCACGTTCGAGCACCGCCACCGCGCCGGTGTAGCCACCCTTCAGTTGATCTAGAACGTCCCCGCGTGCGCCGACCTCGCGGGCACGGTCGTACCATCGCTGGAGTTCGTCATCGTCGGGCACGGCCGTGCGCTCGCCGTCGCCGAGGGCGTCCGGGCCGACGTAGAGTTCGTCGACGCCGATGCGTTCGCACTCGTCGACGATGCGGCTCGTGGTGTAGAACTCCCGCCACGCGGGTTCGGGGTGGCGGTGGAGATCACGGCGCAACTCGATGAGATCCGCGTGGCGGGCTTCCTGCATATCCCGACTCCGGACCGCCGAATCTTAACTTCGGGTGGTGT
This window of the Halococcus sediminicola genome carries:
- a CDS encoding amidohydrolase: MQEARHADLIELRRDLHRHPEPAWREFYTTSRIVDECERIGVDELYVGPDALGDGERTAVPDDDELQRWYDRAREVGARGDVLDQLKGGYTGAVAVLERGEGPTVALRVDIDGLPREESEDEEHTPVGEGFRSRTGAMHACGHDAHATIGIGVLEAIAESDFQGTFKLLFQPGEEIVAGGKPMAGSGHLDDVDYLLAVHVGLDHPTGEVVAGIDDFLAVHHFRADFSGTPAHAGNEPNAGDNAVQAMATAVQNLYAIPRHGDGPTRVNAGMVGGGSATNIVPEEAFVEGEVRGQSTELMEYTRERAERTLDHAAGIHGCSLELTTVGGAPSAESDTALVDIVHEISSGMASVETATDRDALGGSEDATYLMRTVQENGGLAAYVCVGTDHPGGHHTATFDVDEESIAIGVDTLTDSIYEIAQKKP